TCCGTGATTGGATACACGGCTTTATGACCACGCTTCTGCGGGACTATCCTGTCGACGGTATTATCTGGGATGAACCCAAAAGTGAGAATATCATTTCCACACATCCGGCAACGATAGAAAAATTCGGCGCTCATCCCTCCCCGGAGCAGATGGAGGACAGCTTCATCGATTTCCTAAACGGGCTTACAGCGCATTGTCTGTCGATACGCCCCGACCTCTGCATCACGCTGTTCAATCAAAGCACTTCATCTTCGCGGTTCACTGCCGCAAGCACGGCGATCAGCGGCATCCGTTATGCCGGATATGACGGTAATCTTTCTCGGCAGAGTTTCTTTCACGAAGAGCCCTCCTGGAAAAAATACCGCATCGAATCCGTCTGGGAACGCACGCAGGCCGAATGCGCTCTGTCATCGAAAGGAACGTTCGCGCTCATTGAGAATATGCTCATCCCGAAGGCCGCGGTACCGGAATACCGTGATAATCTTGATGCCTACCTCTCACGCTACCGGCCTGACCATCTCTCGCTCTATTATTACGCGCATAACAATGAAGACCCCGAGTCCGTGCATGCGGTCACGAAGGAAATGATGCGGAAATACCTGAACAGCCAGACCGATACAGCATGATGCCTCGACAGGTTTTTTCGCATGCACCCGCCGCAGTTCTTTGAAATAGCGGCGAAATGAACCGGAACATCGTTCCGGCAGGATGGCGCCGATGCAGCGGGAGATCATCGATTTTTCGAGAGCGCCCGTGCGTAGATCTCAACGGGGTGTACGACGCGCGCTGTCGTCACCGCCTTCAACTGCTCGCGGCACATACCGCAGGGGCTTGCTATCGTCGCCGCACCGAGCGCCGTGAGACGTTCCGACAATTGTGCCGTCAGCGCTGTGTACGCAGGTGCATTTTTTGCCTTCATACCGAAGGTGCCGCCGCTCCCGCAGCAGATATCGTCGATGACGGTGAGCGCAATGCCCGGCGTTGCCTCAAGCCGCTCGCGATGACCCGTGCTGTGCGATGCGCGCTCATGACAGGGCGTGAAGTATACGATCGGGAGCTTTTTTAGCTGCATACGGTCAAGCGTACCCGCGATAACATCATCAAGCGTGACGAGTTTGGCGGAGAATCGTTTCGCTTCATCGGCCATGCGGCCGTCCGCGTATGCCGGCCACAGTTCGCGTATCATCATGGCGCAGGAAGGGCAGGGGGTGATTATCTCAAATCCATTCCTGATGAATGGTGCGAACGAGCGTATCGTTCTTTTCATGTTCCTATGGACGATGCGGCTCATCCCCGCCGTGAACGCCGGCATGCCGCAGCACTCTTGCCTGGGTACGACGACGGCAGCGCCCGCTCGGGTAAGCAGGTCGATGTGAGCACCAACGACATCAGTATCGAAGGCATAGCCGTGGCAGCCGTGGAATATCGCTATCTTCCGTGCTGCGTTCGTGCTGCCGATGATGCGGCCGTATTTCCATGGGCGCTTCGATGTGAACGCGGGATATGAGCGCTCTTTGCTTACGCCGATGACGGCGAGCATCGATCGGAACAGCTTCGAGCGAAGGGCGCGGTTGGTGAGCGAGGGGAATATCGCGCCGAGGCGATTGACCGTTCCCGCGCGTGCGAAGAGCATGTCTTCCCGGTATCCGCCGCGCCGTGAAACGACGTCGTGCTTGAGCGTAAAGGCGTGTAATCCGGCGGGGATGGCCGCCGGGCATGAGGACTCGCATCGGCGGCAGAAGAGGCAGTCGGTATAGAGCGCGGATGCGAGTTCGCGCCTCTGGTAGAACCTCGTGCCGTGCGCTGCGGCTTCCGACATCGTTTCGCGTATGAGATCGAGACGCCCGCGCGGGAGCGAGAGCTCATTGCCGCTCACGAACGAGGGACAGAAGGTGCGGCATTCACCGCAGCCGCTGCAGCGCTCCGCGTCCGCGCGTACCGCTGCGAGCAGAGCGGGCGAGAGACGCACCGGGAGCGTACGTGCGCGGTAGGACCCATCGAATCGCATATTTTCGTCTGACAACGGCGGTCTTTCTGCGGCGATGATGCCGGGATTGAACATGTTCTTCGGATCGAACAATGCTTTCACCTCGCGGAACACGCCGTACAGCGCACCGAAGCGATGCGAGAGGTATGCAGTGCGCAATCTCCCGTCGCCATGTTCGCCCGTCGCGGTACCGCCGAGCTCTTCGACGAGGGCATGCGTTTCACGGAGGAGCTTCTTCATGACCGCACGGTCCTCGGATGAGCGCGGGTCCATGAGCGGACGTACATGGAGATTGCCGTCTCCGGCGTGACCGAACACGGCGTACGAACCGGAAAGCCCCGCGGCATCGAGCAGCTGGCACAGACGCGATATGAATTCGGGCAGGAGTTCGGGCGCTACCGCTACGTCCTCGATGAGGGGTACGGCCATGCGCCCATCCGTGCGGCGGTTCAAAAGCGGTGCTATCGCGTAGCGCAGCCGCCAAAGCGCATTGCATTCGGCGGCATTCACAGCGGTGCGAGCGCTCGCGGCGAGGCGCGTTCGCTCAACGGCGATATATCGCGCGGTGCGTATCTTGTCGTCGCGTTCTACGGCGCTCTCTTCCTCGAATTCGACGAGGAGCGCAGCTTGTGCATCGGCGGGGATACGGATCGTCGACGGAGCGTGACGTGTGACCATGGCAAGGAATGAAGCGTCCATGAATTCGAGCGCGGACGGTTCGAGCGCGCGCAATTTCCCCGCAAGCGTAAGGGACTTCTCACGCGAGGTTGAAAAGCAGAGCATGGTGGCGCGGTATCGGGGGAGGGGAGAGAGCCGGAACGATATCTGCGTGACGGCGGCGAGCGTTCCCTCGCTCCCGACGATGAGCGGTGCGACATCGAATTTTCCGTCCGTGATGATGCGGTCGAGTGCATAGCCGGAACTGTTCTTCCCGATGGGTACGGAGAAGCGTTCGATGCGCTCGCTTTCGCGGGTGATGATGCGCGGGAGCGATCGATGTATCTCGCCCCAGAGCGACGGATTGGCTGCGCCCGCGGCAAGCTCGGGGCTGTCGATGTCAAGCGATGCCGTGGTGACGGGGCTTCCGTCGGAGAGCACGAGCGAGAGCGTTCTCGTATGCGACCGCGTATCGCCGTATTTCACGCTCCGTGCACCGCTCGCATTATTGCCGATCATGCCGCCGGCCGTTGCATATGCGCTCGATGACGGTGCGCAGGGCACGCGCATGCCGTATCCTGCAAGATGCGCGTTGAGCCTGTCGAACGGAATGCCGGGCTCGGTGACGACGTATCCGCCTGCGGGATCGACCGCGATGACCTTGTTCATATATTTCGTCGTATCGATGATGATGCCGCTGCCGACAGCCTGTCCTGCGGTGGAACTTCCCGCTCCGCGCATGGTTATCGGTATCCTGTGCTCCCGTGCAAAGAGCACGGTGCTCACGATATCGAACGTATTCCTCGGGACAACAACGGCCTCGGGGCGTACGCGGTACAGGCTCGCATCGGTGGCATACACGTCGCGCACGGCGTCGGACAAGAGCACGTCGCCGCCTATCGCCCCCGCGAGCTCGGCAAATCGTTTTTTCGGGAGCACGGCCTCAGAATCGCCGGAAAAGTTTCGCTATGACCGCGTGAATGGAATGCGGGAACGCATGCTCCTTCACGTACATGAAGAGGCATCGCCCGCTGACGAACGAAAGCTCATTGGTCTTGCAGTACGCCTCGGCCTCATCGCTCTCCGCACCCTGCTGAAGCCAGATATGCTTTATGCCTTTTTTCGCCGCTTCGGTGACGACGGCTAGCGTCTCCGCCGGCGGAACGACGACGACCGTTGCGGTGACCGCTTTCGGCAGTGCGGCTATGGATGGATAGCATTTATCGCCTTCTACCGTCCCTGCATTGGGGTTCACCGGATAGACGGTATATCCGTCGTTCTTAAGCTCCCGGTATATCGTATTGCTGAATTTCTTTCCGGAGCGTGAAACGCCGATGACGGCTATGTGCTTCTGGGCTATGAATTGCTTTATGGACTCTTTCATGAACGTGCTCTCCTTGTCGGATAATACTATCAATTCCCGTTCTTTTGTCAAATTAAGGAAAGGAGTTTTCATTCGTTACCATTGCCGTCTGCCCACGGCGGGCACATACATTTCAGTATAACACACTCACCCATCCCCCGCCGCGAAATACGCGGCACCCCCTGTCTCTCAGGGAAGTGAGAGAGGGAAGGGGGAAGAGAAGATTACATGCAGTATTTTTTCTACTCGCTTAATTTTCCGAACAGCGACGGGTCTTTTTTCTCTCCTATCCCGCCGCCCCATTCGAGCCAGCCCAAGCGGCCGTTCCCGTCATTATCGTTGACCAATACCGAAAAACGCAGGGGCTTGCCGGTCTCAAAGACGAAGGGATAGAATTCCGTCCAGTCGATATGCACTTTATAGAGCGTGCGTCCATCCTGTCTGTCCACATCGGCGCGGGCGTGTTGCGCGGGATGTCCCGCCGCCGTCCAGTTCTGCGGAATATTCCCGCCGATGAATGAGGCAAGATGCTTCCATACGACAGGTCCGTCGGGAGTAAGCGCTACCGATATCTCGGTCTGGCTCCCGTCGGCACCTGAGGCGTCCGCATCGAGGGCGAACTGCAGCGAGTCGCCGTTATACGCCTGCCCGGGCTTCTCGTTCTGCACATGGACGGTATCGCGCACCTCGACGAGAAGATCGAGCCCTGCAGTACCGCAATGAACGGCGAAACGCGCCTTAAATCCGTCCGGCCGCGCGGCACCGCGAATACCTTTGAACTGCCAGCCCTCCGTATTCCACTGCGTATCAGCGTTCGGCGAAACGATCGGCGACGGAGAAAGCGTTCCCCTGACCGCATTCGCATCGCTCGATGCTTTTTTCCGTTCGAGCGGATAGAGAAGCGCCGTTGCCGGTACCGAAAGCGATCGAAGCTGAGACTCATCGCATTGTTCAATGAGATACGTCGAGCGTGTGTCGAGCACGCGGTCATTCCAGGGTTTTCCTTCCCAGCTGACGGCAGTTGATGATGCGGAGATCGTACGCGACAGCCGTGCATCGATCGTCTCCGGCGCTTTCCCTTCATTCCACACGACGAGAAGAGGGCCGGCATCTGCTGACAAAAGCACCGCTTTCTGCGTGCCGAGATCGAATTCCTTCGCATACCGCACGCGGCCGCCGATGCGGTCAAGGAAATTCCTCATCACGACGGCGGCGATACGCGGCTCCTGATCGGGCCTCTTGCGGAACAATCCGGAGCAGTGCGTAAAAATTCCGTTCGCACGGGCATACTGAAGCGATTCCATCTCATCAAGGTTCTGCATCTCAAAGATCACGATGCGCTCAACATTGTACTTAAGCTGCAGAAGAAGATCCGTCAGCATGCGGCGCCCAAGCTCTCGTTCATCGGGGATATTATCCGAGGCAGAGCTTCCGATCAGTATCGCATGCCACTCCGAAGAGCTCCATGGTTTCGGCGTGTGCCCCTGCTGTTTTTCGAGATCCCAATAAAGCCGCGTCTCCGGAAAGCTCCCGTGCATGGTAAGTGTATCGTAATAAGGGAATCCGCCTGCCTTGAGATATTCCTTATAGAACGGGATATAGCCCCGACCTGCCTGTCCGCCGAGCCACACGTTCGCGTTCGGCATAACACCCTTGATCGTATCGTATCCGCTTTTCATGAGCGAAGCGAAATTCTCCGTCGTGTCGCGCCAGTACACGCTCCCGGTCGGCAGATGCGGTTCATTCCAAAGCTGCCAGTCGCTCACGCGCTCCTTATACCGGGTCACGAGGTCGCGGAGGAATACCGTCCATGAAAATAATTCCCTGGGCATCCACGCCGAATAGCGCGGCACGCAGATATCGATGTCCGTGCGCTCCGGGTACGGCGATGCCCATCGCGGCGTTCCGTACACGGTCACGACATTGCTCTGAAAACCATAGCGGTCGGCAAGCACCATCGCGCGGTCCATGTAGCCCCATTGGTAGACACCCTTCTCAGGGTTCACGATATTCTCTTTGCGCCAATTATATCCCCAATGCGCCCACAGCCGCATGAAACCCATGCCGGTCATGCGCGCCATCCCCATACATTCGTCATCATCGAATTCAAGATTGAAGCCGAACTGCGGACGGTTTACATACGCGCGTTTTTTTACCACCGCAACGCCGAAGCGGTCCCGTCCGAAGCGCTTGACGGAATCCTTGCCGCGCATCGTGAAGCTCCGCACCATCGGCCGTGTCTGTCCCGCCTCGGTATACGTGAATTCCATCTCATAAAAACCCGGCTGCGGTGCATGCCATACCCAGCCGTTCGCAATAAGTACATCGCGGCCGATGTTCACCTGTGCCGCAGTGTCCCCAGCCGATGTAAAAACCGTTCCCTGCACTGAGGTCAGTCCTGCCGGCGGATCTTCGCAGATGAAACGCACCGGCGCATCCTCGAACCAGGCGAAACGCGCTGCCGGGGCAAGGCGGAAATCGTGCCGCGACATGCCCGCCGCCGCTGTTACATCGTCGATGTACAGCGCACCCTTCGGATCTTTCTGCCCGCGCGTGCCGAAATTGATACGGAAATTGTCGGCATCCTTCGGCATTTCGGCGCGCGGCACTTCGAGCGATATGGTCTGCCACGAGCCCTTGCTCACATCGGCAGGGAGATCGCTCCGCGATATGAAGGTGTTCCCTTTATTCCAGGTGATGAACATCCAGGGGAGCGCATTCATCTCCGCGGACATCTTTATTGCGGCGGACACATGAACGAATTTATATTCGCCGGGAAGCGATACCGCGGCGGAGGCATATCCGATATAGCCGATCTCCGAGGCATTGATGAAAAGCGACCGCGTACCGGAAGCAGCATCATCCGTTGTCACCCCGAGCTCTTTCGAATCGTTCTTCGCATTCCACCGCGTGAGCGACCATTGCGACGGCTGCGGATACGGCTTTCCATTCTCGACCGCTTCAAATCCGGAATTCGGCACCAGCGATGCAGCGGATGCTTTTTGAGCCGCTTCATAACGGACGGAGATATCATCATACATCACGGCGCCGCTGCCGTCGCTGTCCCCCTGCGCTGCAAGACAGAGCATGAACGTGTCTGCATCCGCCGCGATCTCCGTACGGTCGATGAGGATACGTACCTCTTTCCATTGCCCGCGCGGGAATGCATCGAGTTCGGCGTTCTTCCTGCCGAGATATTTCTGTCCCGCATTCCATGCAATGAACGCCCAGGGCGTATGTTTGACAATATCGTCACTGAGCTTCAGCTGAAAGGTTACCGCCAGGGTTTTCCAATTCAGAGGGAGCGCCATCCCGGGCGAAGCAAAGCCGATACCGCCGGCGGCATTCGGCCGTATGGATGCGGCGTATTTCCCCGATGCGCCGGCCTCAAGTGCGCACACCGCGGATGCGCCAGGCGTCCATTTATGTATCTTCCATGCCGCAGGAACGGTACGGCCGTCCTCCGTCACTGCTGATTCGAATCCCGCGTTCTCTACCTTCAATTCACCGGGGAAGATGATGTATGATATGAAGAGCAGTATCAGGGCGGATCGGATGAACATACGGCCTCCGATGATAGTTGGATATCAGTATAGTGCCGACATATCATCAGTCAAGCGCAGGGACGGTTATTTTCATATACTTTTCGGTCTCAATTCCGGCATAGCATCGTGCCGATAATAGAAGGAACATCCCCCCGCGCGAGGTCTTTCAATGGAATACCGGTCAACGCTCTTTATTGTCGTGCTCGCGGCCTTGGTCGCCGGCGATACGCACCCCCTCGAGGTCGATATCGACGAGTTCAAGAACATCAAGAAGGTAGAATTCGTGAATTACAAAGGGCCGAACAAGCGGGAAGACCCGCTCAATGAGATATTCGGCATCGGACGCACGCTCGCAGAGGGCTCGAAGACGCGCTACCAGGAGCCGTTCCGCTATCTGATGAAATATTCCGTTACCCGCGCGGTGTCGAAGGATGAGCCGGAAAAACTGTCAGCCGATATCATATCGATAGACAAGGATGCGCAGGTCGATCATATCGATAATGTCAGGCGCATTACCGCCGGCTATCTAACCGAGATGTACGGATATACCCATAAGCAGGCCTGGGCGCTCGCTGTGTTCATATCGTATTACAATGCCGTGCATCGCGGTGATATGGATTATTTCTCATCCGTGTACAAGAAAGGCGTCATGAAGAACATTGACGCAAGGAATGCGGGGATATCGACGAAATATTCCGACTGGCCGGGTGCGACGAAAATGCTCGTGCCGCTTACGGAAGCGGCGAAACGCGGCGGTATAGACGCCATTGACCCGTTCGCGCTCACCGATGAAAAGACGAAGAAGGAGATACGCAAGGACGACCGGATAACGGAGCGAAAGGACATTGTCGATCTGAAGGATAAGGCAATTGCGAAGGATAAGGCGCAGCTCGATGCGAAGAAAGGCGATATAGAAAAGAAGAAAGGGGACATAGAGAAGGACAAGAAGGTTATTGATGATAAGAAAGCCGCCATCGATCGCGAGAAAGAGGACGCGGCGAAGAAGGAAGAAGCCCTCAGGAAGGAGAAGGAAGCGGCAGCACGGATAACTGATACGGATAAACGCAAAGAGAAAGAGGATGAGATTGCCAGGAAGGAAAAAGAAGCCGCGGCGGAGAAGGAGAAGATCAGGAAAGACGAGAAAGAGCTTGGGGAGAAGGAAAAGGCCGTTGAGAAGAAGACCGAAGCGCTCAAGAAGGATGAGAAGGATGCCGCCGTAAAGGAAGATGCGCTCAAGAAGAAAGAGGACGCCGTAAAAGAGGAGAAAAAGGAGATAGCGAAGGACGATACGTCCCCGGAAGGGCTTAAGAAGAAAGAAGCGGACCTTGCGAAGAAAGAGACGGAGCTCGATAAGCGAGAGGATTCGCTTCGCTCGAAAACGACGGATAAGAATATCTATGCGGACAAGCTCTATTATCTCAAGATACGCGAATATCTTGAGGGCGGGCATTATAATAACGAGATGTTCCTGATAGACGCCGCCGAGCGGAAGGTGGTGCTCAAGTCTCCGGTGGCGACTATCTGCGGGAGCCGCTACGATGTGTTCTCCGACGGCATTGTCGTGATAACCCATGCGGGGAGCCATGCTTTCGCACATCACCTTACGCTCATCGACCGCGAGAAGCTGACCGTCAAGATAACCGGTACCGAGAACGTGTTCTGGCGGAGCTTTGTGGAGATACGGGAGGGTTATATATACGCGATCATCATAAAGGACGGGAAGTACTATCTCGGAAAATTCGATGGAACACTCGCGCTTGCAGCGAGTTCCAGGGAGAATATCAGCGAAAACACGTTCCTGAGCTTTTTTGGGGACTACCTCTATATCAATAAAATGGACAGAACGGTCATTGTCCTCAACAAGAACGACCTTTCCCTCATCGATACGATAAAACCGTGACCGAAAACCCCGGCAGTTGCATTTTTTGCGATTATAACGCATAATAACAGCGTTACGTTGTATGTTCATCGTTCTTAGGCGACAGGTTTCGTTCGGCTCCTTCGGGATCGTGACGATCGTGCGTTCTAAAACGAACGGCATCAATGCTACAAATCACGATATTGGGTATATCCCAAGAGGAGCCAGGAATGGCAAAAAAGATCTATGTGGGTAACATGAGTTATACCACCACCAAAGAGCAGGTTCAGGAGCTCTTTGCACAGTACGGCGCGGTTACAAGCGTTGCACTCATCACCGACCGCGATACCGGCCGGGCAAAAGGTTTCGGCTTCGTCGAAATGGCGACCGATGACGCTGCTGCCCAGGCTATCGCAGCGCTTGACGGCAAGGAATATGACGGCCGCAAGCTTAAGGTCAACGAAGCCCGCCCGAAAAGCGACGAAGGTCGCGGCGGCGGCGGCGGCGGCGGCGGCGGACGCGGACGGCGCTACTAGCCGAACTCGTTCACCAGGCACTCCGGTATCCGGATGCCAGTACGAAGGTGAAAACCAAAAGACCGGGCTTTGCCCGGTCTTTTTTTTATAGTGCGATGGAGCGGTCGTTCTTATTTGCCGCGGGTTATACCGAAGAGATAGGTAATGTCATGTTCGCGGAAATCGCCGGCACGCGCGCGTCCTTCACCGACATAGCCGATGACCATGGCGCTTCGTCTTTCGGCGTCAATCCAGAAGAGGAATATCCCGCTGTGCCCGATCTCCCCGTAGGTGAGGTTCTTGAACATTATCCAGTCGCCCGGTTTGAGATCATAGGGGTTCGCATACGGTCCGCTCTCCTTTCCGGAGAACACGCTCTTTCTGTTCTTTTCCGTAAAGCCCGCGTTCTTATACGCGAGATTGATCCAATCCCAGCAGCTCCCGCGAATGATGGTGTTCGCTGCGATGAGCGCATGCGCGGCTGCGAGCACTTTGCCCCCCGGCGAATCCTCTTTCCCGTAACGTGCGGTAAGCGCAAGAAGCGCGTCGACTGAGACCGGCGGCGGAGAGAAATCAGAGCCGTGGTCCGCTGTGGCCATTGAAGAACGAGGTACATCCTTTGAATAGAACGTGCTCCGCTCAATGCGCTCTTTCGGCTCGCCGGGTTTGTCCGCATAGCTCTGCGTTTCCCTGCGCGATGACCAGCCGCCGTTGTCGTTATACGCGTCGTAGCTGTATTCGGCCACATGCAGAA
This region of Spirochaetota bacterium genomic DNA includes:
- a CDS encoding P83/100 family protein gives rise to the protein MEYRSTLFIVVLAALVAGDTHPLEVDIDEFKNIKKVEFVNYKGPNKREDPLNEIFGIGRTLAEGSKTRYQEPFRYLMKYSVTRAVSKDEPEKLSADIISIDKDAQVDHIDNVRRITAGYLTEMYGYTHKQAWALAVFISYYNAVHRGDMDYFSSVYKKGVMKNIDARNAGISTKYSDWPGATKMLVPLTEAAKRGGIDAIDPFALTDEKTKKEIRKDDRITERKDIVDLKDKAIAKDKAQLDAKKGDIEKKKGDIEKDKKVIDDKKAAIDREKEDAAKKEEALRKEKEAAARITDTDKRKEKEDEIARKEKEAAAEKEKIRKDEKELGEKEKAVEKKTEALKKDEKDAAVKEDALKKKEDAVKEEKKEIAKDDTSPEGLKKKEADLAKKETELDKREDSLRSKTTDKNIYADKLYYLKIREYLEGGHYNNEMFLIDAAERKVVLKSPVATICGSRYDVFSDGIVVITHAGSHAFAHHLTLIDREKLTVKITGTENVFWRSFVEIREGYIYAIIIKDGKYYLGKFDGTLALAASSRENISENTFLSFFGDYLYINKMDRTVIVLNKNDLSLIDTIKP
- a CDS encoding FAD-linked oxidase C-terminal domain-containing protein — translated: MLPKKRFAELAGAIGGDVLLSDAVRDVYATDASLYRVRPEAVVVPRNTFDIVSTVLFAREHRIPITMRGAGSSTAGQAVGSGIIIDTTKYMNKVIAVDPAGGYVVTEPGIPFDRLNAHLAGYGMRVPCAPSSSAYATAGGMIGNNASGARSVKYGDTRSHTRTLSLVLSDGSPVTTASLDIDSPELAAGAANPSLWGEIHRSLPRIITRESERIERFSVPIGKNSSGYALDRIITDGKFDVAPLIVGSEGTLAAVTQISFRLSPLPRYRATMLCFSTSREKSLTLAGKLRALEPSALEFMDASFLAMVTRHAPSTIRIPADAQAALLVEFEEESAVERDDKIRTARYIAVERTRLAASARTAVNAAECNALWRLRYAIAPLLNRRTDGRMAVPLIEDVAVAPELLPEFISRLCQLLDAAGLSGSYAVFGHAGDGNLHVRPLMDPRSSEDRAVMKKLLRETHALVEELGGTATGEHGDGRLRTAYLSHRFGALYGVFREVKALFDPKNMFNPGIIAAERPPLSDENMRFDGSYRARTLPVRLSPALLAAVRADAERCSGCGECRTFCPSFVSGNELSLPRGRLDLIRETMSEAAAHGTRFYQRRELASALYTDCLFCRRCESSCPAAIPAGLHAFTLKHDVVSRRGGYREDMLFARAGTVNRLGAIFPSLTNRALRSKLFRSMLAVIGVSKERSYPAFTSKRPWKYGRIIGSTNAARKIAIFHGCHGYAFDTDVVGAHIDLLTRAGAAVVVPRQECCGMPAFTAGMSRIVHRNMKRTIRSFAPFIRNGFEIITPCPSCAMMIRELWPAYADGRMADEAKRFSAKLVTLDDVIAGTLDRMQLKKLPIVYFTPCHERASHSTGHRERLEATPGIALTVIDDICCGSGGTFGMKAKNAPAYTALTAQLSERLTALGAATIASPCGMCREQLKAVTTARVVHPVEIYARALSKNR
- a CDS encoding RNA-binding protein — its product is MAKKIYVGNMSYTTTKEQVQELFAQYGAVTSVALITDRDTGRAKGFGFVEMATDDAAAQAIAALDGKEYDGRKLKVNEARPKSDEGRGGGGGGGGGRGRRY
- a CDS encoding CoA-binding protein encodes the protein MKESIKQFIAQKHIAVIGVSRSGKKFSNTIYRELKNDGYTVYPVNPNAGTVEGDKCYPSIAALPKAVTATVVVVPPAETLAVVTEAAKKGIKHIWLQQGAESDEAEAYCKTNELSFVSGRCLFMYVKEHAFPHSIHAVIAKLFRRF